The following are encoded in a window of Cyprinus carpio isolate SPL01 chromosome B18, ASM1834038v1, whole genome shotgun sequence genomic DNA:
- the LOC122140478 gene encoding GDP-L-fucose synthase-like produces MDGSVGPMRVLVTGGSGLVGRAIERVVKMESGAREGEEWIFLSSKEANLLSAEETRAAFEKHRPTHVIHLAAMVGGLFRNMRQNLDFWRNNVHINDNVLQAAHEFGVVKVVSCLSTCIFPDKTTYPIDETMIHNGPPHESNFGYAYAKRMIDVQNRAYFQQYGVQYTAVIPTNVFGPHDNFNIEDGHVLPGLIHKTYLAKKEGKPLQVWGSGRALRQFIYSLDLARLFLWVLREYDEVEPIILSVGEEDELSIKFAADAVVEALGFKGDVIYDTSKADGQFKKTASNAKLRKYLPDFKFTPFKQAIKETCDWFVANYDSARK; encoded by the exons ATGGACGGTTCAGTCGGGCCGATGCGAGTGTTGGTGACGGGCGGCAGTGGGCTGGTGGGGCGAGCGATAGAACGGGTGGTGAAAATGGAGAGCGGAGCGAGAGAGGGAGAAGAATGGATATTCCTGTCTTCCAAAGAGGCCAATCTTCT GAGCGCTGAAGAGACGAGAGCAGCCTTCGAGAAACATCGTCCGACGCACGTCATTCATTTAGCTGCAATGGTGGGCGGGCTCTTCAGAAACATGAGACAGAACCTGGACTTCTGG AGGAATAATGTGCACATCAATGACAACGTGCTGCAGGCGGCTCATGAGTTCGGCGTGGTGAAGGTCGTTTCGTGTCTTTCCACGTGTATCTTTCCAGATAAAACCACCTACCCTATAGATGAGAccatg ATTCACAACGGTCCGCCTCATGAGTCTAATTTTGGTTATGCTTACGCCAAACGCATGATTGATGTCCAGAACCG GGCGTATTTTCAGCAGTATGGTGTGCAATACACAGCCGTCATCCCCACAAATGTATTTGGACCCCATGATAACTTCAACATTGAGGACGGACACGTCCTGCCGGGGTTGATCCACAAGACGTACCTGGCCAAGA AGGAAGGTAAACCTCTGCAGGTCTGGGGCTCGGGTCGCGCTCTGCGGCAGTTCATCTATTCTCTGGATCTGGCTCGTCTGTTTCTGTGGGTTCTGAGGGAGTACGACGAGGTGGAGCCCATCATTCTGTCAG TGGGAGAGGAGGATGAGTTGTCCATAAAGTTTGCTGCGGATGCCGTGGTGGAAGCGTTGGGGTTCAAAGGTGACGTGATT TATGACACTAGTAAAGCAGACGGTCAGTTCAAGAAAACCGCCAGTAACGCCAAACTACGCAAATACCTGCCAGACTTCAAGTTCACGCCGTTCAAACAAG CCATCAAGGAGACGTGTGATTGGTTTGTGGCCAATTATGACTCCGCCCGTAAATGA